From Virgibacillus ihumii, the proteins below share one genomic window:
- a CDS encoding iron-containing alcohol dehydrogenase — MDNFTFHNPVKLIFGKDQLAALPGEISTYGKKVLLLYGGGSIKKNGIYDAIMEELGKINAETVEFSGIEPNPKLSTVRQAVDRCKQEKIDFLLAVGGGSVIDAAKAVAIGAKTDTDVWDLITKKERPTDALPCGTIVTIASAGSEMNASSVITNWETKEKRGWASSFTYPKFSILDPTFTYSVPREQTAFGIVDIMAHVLENYFHHASNTPVQDGLCETILKDLVKTGPGLLHDPENYQYRETMMLNAVLARNGMLNMGYKGDWATHDLEHAVSAIHDIPHAGGIAILFPNWMKHVLDETNTERFAQLAVRVFEVSSEGKSDYDVALAGINQLRAFWNRIGTPEKLSDYGITENDMEAIADKSAAAKPEYGKFKKLTRQDSLRILRASL; from the coding sequence ATGGATAATTTTACATTTCATAATCCGGTAAAATTAATTTTCGGGAAGGATCAGCTTGCTGCGCTTCCCGGGGAAATATCCACGTATGGCAAAAAGGTATTACTGCTATATGGTGGCGGAAGTATTAAGAAAAACGGTATTTATGATGCTATTATGGAAGAGCTAGGTAAAATAAACGCAGAAACAGTAGAGTTTTCCGGCATCGAACCGAATCCGAAGTTGTCAACAGTAAGACAGGCCGTGGATCGCTGTAAACAAGAAAAAATTGACTTTCTGCTTGCAGTTGGCGGCGGAAGTGTGATTGATGCTGCAAAGGCTGTCGCAATTGGGGCCAAAACAGATACTGACGTATGGGATCTCATTACAAAAAAGGAAAGACCAACAGATGCTCTTCCATGTGGAACAATTGTCACCATAGCATCAGCCGGTTCCGAGATGAATGCAAGCTCGGTCATTACAAATTGGGAAACGAAAGAAAAAAGGGGTTGGGCTTCTTCATTTACTTATCCAAAGTTTTCGATTCTCGATCCGACATTTACATATTCAGTTCCTCGCGAACAAACTGCATTTGGAATTGTTGATATTATGGCACATGTGTTGGAGAATTACTTCCATCACGCGTCAAACACCCCGGTGCAGGACGGACTTTGCGAGACGATTTTAAAGGATCTGGTAAAAACTGGTCCAGGACTATTGCATGACCCCGAAAATTACCAATATCGCGAAACGATGATGCTGAATGCAGTGCTTGCCCGAAACGGTATGCTCAATATGGGATATAAAGGTGACTGGGCAACTCATGATTTGGAACATGCTGTTTCGGCAATTCATGACATCCCGCATGCCGGCGGAATTGCTATTTTATTTCCAAACTGGATGAAACATGTACTCGATGAAACGAATACTGAGCGCTTTGCACAACTCGCCGTTCGTGTCTTTGAGGTGAGCTCTGAAGGCAAAAGTGATTACGATGTGGCGTTGGCAGGTATCAATCAACTTCGAGCATTCTGGAATCGCATTGGTACACCGGAAAAGTTGTCGGATTACGGAATAACGGAAAATGATATGGAAGCAATTGCTGACAAAAGTGCAGCGGCAAAACCGGAGTACGGTAAATTTAAAAAACTGACTCGACAGGATTCGCTGAGGATTTTGAGGGCAAGTTTATAA
- a CDS encoding RidA family protein codes for MVRSIYTNNAPEAIGPYSQAIQAGDFVYVSGQIPINPDTEEVVQGIENQTEQVIKNLKAILDEADVEFAQVVKFTIYLKSMDDFATVNEIYGSYLTDPYPARATVEVSRLPKDVLVEMDVVAYKL; via the coding sequence ATGGTACGATCAATTTATACAAACAATGCACCAGAAGCAATCGGTCCATATTCACAAGCAATTCAAGCGGGGGATTTTGTTTATGTCTCCGGTCAGATACCGATTAATCCGGACACAGAAGAGGTTGTCCAAGGGATTGAAAATCAGACAGAGCAGGTCATAAAGAATTTGAAAGCTATTTTGGACGAAGCGGACGTTGAGTTTGCGCAAGTAGTGAAGTTTACCATCTATCTGAAATCAATGGATGACTTTGCGACGGTAAATGAGATTTACGGCAGCTATTTGACCGATCCATATCCTGCCAGAGCAACAGTCGAAGTAAGCCGTCTGCCGAAAGATGTATTGGTAGAAATGGATGTTGTCGCGTATAAGTTATAA
- a CDS encoding lysozyme family protein yields the protein MKRKTKKALKKTFVITGAMIGVFILVSILSIRLAENDFNISRQLVNEKVWDYKPVVEKYAKQYGVTEHVDVLLAMMMQESGGRGKDPMQSSESYCGERGCINSPELSIKQGVYYFSQAIKDADGDVKLAIQSYNFGRGFIDYVNKNSGTYSLELAIDFSQKMYRTAENQAIYTCLREEAEKYNACYGDIYYVRDVMQYKQKLTAEK from the coding sequence ATGAAACGAAAAACAAAAAAAGCGTTGAAAAAAACGTTTGTCATAACTGGTGCAATGATTGGTGTCTTTATACTTGTCTCGATTCTTTCCATCAGGTTGGCGGAAAACGATTTTAATATTTCCCGGCAGCTGGTTAATGAAAAAGTATGGGATTATAAACCGGTTGTTGAAAAATATGCAAAACAGTATGGAGTTACCGAGCATGTCGATGTTCTGTTGGCGATGATGATGCAGGAATCAGGCGGAAGAGGGAAGGATCCGATGCAGTCATCCGAAAGTTATTGTGGTGAACGAGGTTGTATCAACAGCCCCGAACTTTCCATTAAACAGGGCGTCTATTATTTTTCACAGGCAATCAAAGATGCTGACGGTGATGTGAAATTGGCCATCCAATCGTATAATTTTGGCAGAGGTTTCATTGATTATGTCAATAAAAATTCGGGAACATACTCACTGGAGCTTGCTATTGATTTTTCCCAAAAGATGTATCGAACTGCAGAAAATCAGGCTATTTATACATGCTTACGGGAGGAAGCTGAAAAGTATAATGCATGTTACGGGGATATTTATTATGTCCGTGACGTTATGCAATATAAGCAGAAACTAACTGCAGAAAAATAA
- a CDS encoding long-chain fatty acid--CoA ligase encodes MMNAPLLVGPMLEHAEKFFSKKEVISQTHDKLHRLTYADIGERTRRLMNTLENLGVQKGDRVGTLAWNHHRHLEIYFAAPGMGAVLHTINIRLSPEHIIYIINHAEDKVLFIDEDVLPLVEAVKDKLETVEAFVVMTDKAELPESGLAPLYSYEELLHAGNPKFEFDKTIDENDPAGMCYTSATTGKPKGVVYSHRGIVLHSYALGLADSAAISESDVSMAVVPQFHVNAWGTPFACTWFGTTQVMPGPRFTPKRLAEFIEKFRVTITAGVPTIWLGLLRELEEGYDTSSLRAVLCGGSAAPKGLIKAFEEKYHIPFVHAYGATETTPLVTLSRLKSYQRDLNAEDKLDQRSKQGMLVPGIEMKVIGNDGEIAWDGKEMGELLLRGPWIASEYYRDDRSEQTFQDGWFHSGDVVTVDEEGAIKIVDRTKDLIKSGGEWISSVDLENAIMAHDAVFEASVVAIPDPQWQERPIACVVLQEGFSNHVTKEDLLDFLRPQFAKWWLPDDVLFFDEIPKTSVGKFLKRELREQVKKRYNMQG; translated from the coding sequence ATGATGAACGCTCCGTTATTAGTTGGACCGATGCTTGAGCACGCGGAAAAGTTTTTTTCAAAAAAGGAAGTTATTTCACAAACCCATGATAAGCTCCATCGCCTCACATATGCCGATATTGGTGAACGCACACGGCGGCTAATGAATACGCTGGAAAACCTCGGTGTACAAAAAGGGGACCGGGTCGGAACACTGGCTTGGAATCACCATCGTCATTTGGAAATTTATTTTGCCGCCCCCGGGATGGGTGCCGTCCTTCACACCATTAATATCCGCTTATCACCGGAACATATTATTTACATTATCAATCACGCTGAAGATAAAGTTTTATTCATTGATGAAGATGTGTTACCCCTTGTTGAAGCGGTCAAGGATAAACTTGAAACCGTCGAGGCATTTGTCGTCATGACCGATAAAGCCGAACTCCCGGAATCCGGACTCGCCCCACTCTATTCATACGAAGAATTGCTTCACGCTGGAAACCCAAAATTCGAATTTGACAAAACAATTGATGAAAACGATCCCGCGGGAATGTGCTATACGTCCGCAACAACCGGAAAGCCAAAGGGAGTCGTTTATTCGCACCGGGGCATTGTCCTGCACAGCTATGCACTCGGACTGGCTGATTCTGCTGCGATTTCAGAGTCAGACGTTTCCATGGCCGTTGTCCCGCAATTTCACGTGAATGCTTGGGGGACCCCCTTCGCTTGTACATGGTTTGGCACCACACAAGTTATGCCAGGGCCGCGGTTTACTCCAAAACGGCTTGCTGAATTCATCGAAAAATTTCGGGTCACCATTACAGCCGGGGTACCGACCATCTGGCTTGGCTTATTGCGTGAACTGGAGGAAGGCTATGATACTTCAAGTCTCCGGGCAGTGTTATGTGGCGGCTCAGCAGCACCAAAGGGACTGATAAAAGCATTTGAAGAAAAATATCATATCCCATTCGTCCATGCATATGGTGCAACCGAAACAACCCCGCTTGTTACATTGTCACGATTAAAAAGCTATCAGCGGGATTTGAATGCTGAAGATAAACTTGACCAGCGCTCAAAACAGGGTATGCTTGTACCGGGAATTGAAATGAAAGTAATTGGGAATGATGGTGAAATTGCCTGGGACGGAAAGGAAATGGGCGAACTGCTGTTGCGCGGACCGTGGATTGCCAGCGAATATTATCGTGATGACCGCAGTGAACAGACCTTTCAAGATGGCTGGTTCCACTCGGGAGATGTCGTAACGGTTGATGAAGAAGGTGCGATTAAAATTGTTGACCGGACAAAGGATTTGATTAAAAGCGGCGGCGAATGGATTTCCTCGGTCGACCTTGAAAATGCTATCATGGCACATGATGCAGTTTTTGAAGCCAGTGTCGTTGCAATACCAGATCCCCAATGGCAGGAACGACCGATTGCCTGCGTCGTGCTGCAAGAAGGATTTTCGAATCATGTAACCAAAGAGGACCTTCTCGATTTCCTGCGTCCGCAGTTTGCGAAATGGTGGCTGCCTGACGATGTATTATTTTTCGATGAAATTCCGAAAACATCCGTCGGGAAATTTTTGAAACGGGAATTACGTGAGCAAGTGAAAAAGCGCTATAACATGCAGGGATGA
- a CDS encoding NAD(P)H-dependent flavin oxidoreductase, with product MSFLNDRLSIELPLIQAGMAGGITTPQLVAAAAEEGALGTIGAGYMGASQLKDDIQRVKQLTDKPFAVNLFAVNLESFSNEIGRMQQFLNGFRSKLEIGHGTDFVKVNDYLHEKVHVVLEEDIRVVSTAFGVLSSFLIQRLKENDVTLIGMATILDEARQLEDAGYDAVVAQGYEAGGHRGTFDINRYPDGSNIGLHVLAQELMDHLTIPVIAAGGIHNKKQVDAFLEMGADAVQVGTKFLVAKEAGTNAAYRRALMKADTGSTKITKVFSGRPARAIRNQFVREVEGSEIAPLPFPIQNQMTKDIRGAGKEFAIADMQSLWAGQGVGAIHEEESAADIIASLVGSNASGAAIESGDDNGLSNGSGR from the coding sequence GTGAGTTTTTTAAATGACAGGCTATCAATTGAATTACCGCTTATTCAGGCAGGAATGGCCGGTGGAATCACAACACCGCAGTTAGTTGCCGCTGCAGCTGAAGAAGGTGCACTGGGAACGATTGGTGCAGGCTACATGGGGGCATCGCAACTGAAAGACGATATTCAGCGGGTGAAACAGCTGACTGACAAACCCTTTGCCGTGAATTTATTCGCAGTCAACCTTGAATCGTTTTCAAATGAAATTGGCCGTATGCAGCAGTTTCTTAATGGATTCAGAAGTAAACTGGAAATCGGACATGGCACAGACTTCGTGAAAGTTAACGATTACCTGCACGAAAAAGTTCATGTTGTTCTTGAAGAAGACATTCGTGTTGTCAGTACTGCATTCGGTGTGCTTTCGTCTTTTCTGATTCAACGGCTGAAAGAAAATGACGTTACGTTGATTGGCATGGCCACCATTCTTGACGAAGCACGTCAGCTGGAAGATGCCGGATATGATGCTGTTGTAGCACAGGGATATGAAGCAGGGGGGCATCGGGGAACTTTTGATATAAACAGATACCCTGATGGAAGTAACATTGGCCTGCATGTGCTTGCACAGGAATTAATGGATCACCTTACAATCCCGGTTATTGCTGCCGGTGGAATACATAATAAAAAGCAGGTTGATGCATTTTTGGAAATGGGCGCCGATGCGGTACAGGTCGGCACAAAGTTTTTAGTTGCAAAAGAAGCAGGCACCAATGCCGCGTACCGAAGAGCACTTATGAAAGCAGACACCGGTTCAACAAAAATTACCAAAGTATTCTCCGGACGACCGGCACGCGCGATTCGGAATCAGTTTGTAAGGGAAGTCGAAGGAAGTGAAATCGCACCACTCCCATTCCCGATTCAAAATCAGATGACCAAAGATATCCGGGGGGCAGGGAAGGAATTTGCCATTGCAGATATGCAGTCACTCTGGGCCGGCCAGGGTGTCGGCGCTATTCATGAAGAAGAATCAGCCGCAGATATCATCGCATCTTTGGTTGGCAGCAACGCCTCTGGTGCAGCGATTGAAAGTGGAGATGATAACGGTTTAAGCAATGGAAGCGGACGATAA
- a CDS encoding serine hydrolase produces MCITTEDGEIKFNGNVQRKAASLAKIPILFEAFRQIERNIFHANQTVPVEDHMMVGGSGIISNLTGVNSFTNFNLLELMIIVSDNTAANIVLDAVGIESVNDLSETLNCGSTILRRSFMDTQAQLQGKENCTSAADMMTFLKIIGEDNTLVTDETRAKIFEILSKQQFRDKLAFYLPEDSEVRIFHKSGELAGTEHEAAIFKFRDKQLYAVVMSEEWENNGDGKRIIAELGKLLITYIQSN; encoded by the coding sequence GTGTGCATTACAACAGAAGATGGAGAAATTAAATTTAACGGAAACGTACAGAGAAAAGCGGCCAGTTTAGCAAAAATCCCAATTCTGTTTGAGGCATTCCGTCAAATCGAAAGAAACATTTTTCATGCCAACCAGACTGTACCTGTTGAAGATCATATGATGGTTGGTGGTTCCGGCATTATTTCTAATTTGACGGGTGTGAACAGTTTCACAAACTTTAATCTGCTTGAATTAATGATAATTGTTTCCGATAATACAGCTGCAAATATCGTGCTCGATGCTGTCGGAATTGAATCTGTCAATGATCTGAGCGAAACATTGAATTGTGGAAGTACTATTCTGCGGCGAAGTTTTATGGATACACAGGCACAATTACAAGGTAAAGAAAACTGTACCAGTGCAGCTGACATGATGACGTTTCTTAAGATTATCGGTGAGGACAACACATTGGTAACCGATGAAACTAGAGCGAAAATTTTCGAAATATTATCTAAACAACAATTTCGGGACAAGCTGGCATTTTATCTTCCCGAAGATTCGGAAGTGCGGATTTTTCATAAATCAGGAGAATTAGCAGGTACCGAACATGAGGCGGCCATTTTTAAATTCCGGGACAAACAGCTGTATGCAGTGGTGATGTCAGAGGAATGGGAAAATAACGGTGACGGTAAACGAATAATAGCAGAGTTAGGCAAACTTCTAATAACATACATACAATCAAATTAA
- a CDS encoding DEAD/DEAH box helicase, protein MINFSDVNIQKMFPSVVYRRGLEYFQNDRVRNLLYDINYNVWTASVAGSEDYFVEIETEDFDRGSINAYCDCPAYGTFGPCKHIAAVMLAIADRQSGGKKQFARNYFASESFMQSIASLNDYQAGAQLTYQKKPLQVEYTCKWTYDHHLLLEMKAGDSRNLIVKNAAEFLSDVHDGREHYFTKRFTYDPSVHEIDERDKEIFELLYNSIRNEKIYADRIFHYRDSPERAVVIPPLLAKQLLRLLVERDLTVETSSGKTYQDIQIVEDELPFHFNLTKDDQDELVLMIEQLERMTYLKLYELIFKEGSFYFPSNDQIPVVEKISSLPPSHKNLTVPKQKADSFISEVLPPLKRVGDVQIAETVSSEIIQHPLVAKFYLEVKDDAIMGRLEYHYGEYQIDPFNGHDSKDAIVIRDVEKEQQVMHLIEHANFHYNGKELYINPDEDELYDFLYHILPLMDDYVELYLTSEIRNMIVEQQPSPSTSVHLESSSNLLDIGFNIDGIDDSEINQVLNAVMERKRYYRMQSGALMPLEGEEFSSIKQLMDDLDIQKEDMQDGNVRMPVFHGAQVDELIHTKKDYDPAFRKLLHQLRSPEEQIYPLPDGLQAELRNYQLTGYQWFKSLSNYYLGGILADDMGLGKTIQSIAYILSEPSDQPHLIVAPSSVLYNWKNECEKFAPTLKTAILTGTPKEREKMIHEFSYMDVWITSYATLRQDIALYREKSFQTLILDEAQFIKNYATKTSKAIREIKASRRFALSGTPIENSIDELWAIFQVILPGLMPNQRTFKQMSHEKIASMTKPFILRRLKKDVLTELPEKIETVHVSELTKEQKNLYIGYWRQLQQEAAQSMEETGFNKNRMKILAGLTRLRQICCHPAVFADNYDGESGKLNQLMDTIRNAIANGKRMLIFSQFTSMHEIIIDRLAQEGIDYFYLHGHTPSQERVRMSEQFNDGEKNVFLISLKAGGTGLNLTGADTVILYDLWWNPAVEDQATGRAHRFGQKNVVQVIRLITEGTIEEKIYELQQKKRELIDQVIQPGETMLSSLSEEDVRELLSI, encoded by the coding sequence TTGATTAATTTTAGTGATGTGAATATACAAAAAATGTTTCCCTCTGTTGTCTACAGGAGGGGGCTCGAATATTTTCAGAATGACAGGGTCAGGAATCTTTTATATGATATAAATTACAATGTATGGACTGCCTCTGTTGCAGGCAGCGAAGATTATTTTGTGGAAATAGAAACGGAAGACTTTGACCGTGGTTCGATAAACGCTTACTGTGATTGTCCGGCATATGGCACATTTGGTCCATGTAAGCATATTGCAGCTGTGATGCTTGCGATTGCTGACAGACAGTCAGGCGGCAAAAAACAATTTGCCCGGAACTACTTCGCATCTGAAAGCTTTATGCAGTCAATTGCATCGTTAAATGACTACCAGGCGGGTGCGCAATTGACGTATCAGAAAAAGCCCCTGCAGGTGGAATATACGTGCAAATGGACATATGATCATCACCTGCTTCTGGAAATGAAAGCCGGTGATTCCCGCAATCTGATTGTAAAAAATGCAGCGGAATTTCTGAGCGATGTGCATGATGGAAGAGAGCATTATTTTACCAAGCGATTCACCTATGATCCATCGGTGCATGAAATCGATGAACGGGATAAGGAAATTTTTGAACTGCTCTATAACAGCATTCGTAACGAAAAAATTTATGCGGATCGGATATTTCATTATCGCGATTCACCGGAGCGGGCGGTCGTTATTCCGCCATTGCTTGCAAAGCAGCTGTTGCGACTGTTGGTGGAGCGGGATCTTACGGTTGAAACAAGCAGCGGTAAGACATATCAGGATATTCAAATTGTCGAGGATGAACTGCCGTTTCATTTCAATCTAACCAAAGATGACCAGGATGAATTGGTGCTGATGATTGAACAGTTGGAGCGGATGACCTATTTAAAGCTGTATGAACTTATATTTAAAGAGGGGAGCTTTTATTTCCCATCAAACGATCAAATTCCGGTTGTTGAAAAAATCAGCTCACTTCCTCCAAGTCATAAGAACCTTACCGTTCCGAAACAGAAAGCAGACTCGTTCATTTCAGAAGTTCTCCCACCGTTGAAACGGGTTGGTGATGTGCAAATCGCTGAGACGGTTTCATCGGAAATCATTCAGCACCCGCTGGTTGCAAAGTTTTACCTTGAAGTCAAAGATGATGCCATTATGGGCCGGCTGGAATATCATTACGGTGAATATCAAATTGATCCGTTTAATGGTCATGACAGCAAGGATGCCATCGTAATCCGTGATGTCGAGAAAGAACAGCAGGTCATGCATCTAATCGAGCATGCGAATTTTCATTATAATGGGAAGGAGCTGTACATCAATCCGGATGAAGATGAGTTGTACGATTTCCTTTATCATATTCTTCCCCTGATGGATGATTATGTGGAGCTATATTTAACCTCGGAAATTCGTAACATGATTGTCGAACAACAGCCATCACCGAGTACGAGTGTACATCTGGAGTCCTCATCCAATCTGCTTGATATCGGGTTTAATATCGACGGGATCGATGACTCGGAGATCAACCAGGTACTGAATGCAGTGATGGAACGCAAACGTTACTACCGCATGCAAAGCGGAGCATTGATGCCGTTGGAGGGAGAGGAGTTTTCCTCCATCAAACAGCTGATGGATGATCTGGATATTCAAAAAGAAGATATGCAGGATGGAAACGTCCGGATGCCTGTATTCCACGGCGCACAGGTGGATGAATTGATTCATACGAAAAAGGACTATGACCCGGCTTTTCGTAAACTGCTGCACCAGCTTAGGTCACCGGAGGAACAAATTTATCCGCTTCCGGATGGGCTGCAGGCTGAATTAAGAAACTACCAGTTGACCGGCTATCAATGGTTTAAATCACTCAGTAACTATTATCTTGGCGGGATTCTGGCTGATGATATGGGGCTTGGTAAAACAATTCAAAGCATCGCTTATATTCTGTCCGAACCAAGCGATCAGCCGCATTTAATTGTTGCACCATCATCGGTTTTATACAATTGGAAAAATGAGTGTGAAAAATTTGCTCCAACCTTAAAGACAGCCATTTTAACAGGCACGCCAAAAGAACGGGAGAAAATGATCCATGAGTTTTCCTATATGGATGTATGGATCACTTCTTACGCGACGTTGCGTCAGGATATAGCGCTGTACCGGGAAAAATCTTTTCAGACACTTATTCTGGATGAAGCACAATTTATCAAAAATTATGCAACCAAAACGTCCAAGGCAATCCGAGAAATCAAAGCAAGTAGACGCTTTGCATTGAGTGGTACCCCAATTGAAAATTCGATTGATGAGCTTTGGGCTATTTTCCAGGTGATTTTGCCCGGACTGATGCCAAATCAACGTACGTTTAAGCAAATGTCTCATGAAAAAATTGCTTCCATGACAAAGCCGTTTATTCTAAGACGACTGAAAAAAGATGTATTAACAGAACTTCCGGAAAAAATCGAAACCGTCCATGTTTCCGAGCTTACGAAGGAACAGAAGAATTTGTATATCGGCTACTGGCGGCAGCTGCAACAGGAAGCGGCACAGTCCATGGAAGAAACCGGATTTAACAAGAATCGTATGAAAATCCTTGCCGGGCTGACCAGACTGCGCCAAATCTGCTGTCATCCAGCGGTTTTTGCCGATAATTATGACGGGGAATCCGGGAAACTGAACCAGCTGATGGATACCATCAGAAATGCAATTGCTAATGGAAAACGCATGCTGATTTTTTCACAGTTTACAAGTATGCATGAAATCATTATTGATCGGCTGGCTCAGGAGGGAATCGACTATTTTTACCTTCACGGCCACACACCGTCACAGGAACGTGTTCGGATGAGTGAACAGTTTAACGATGGGGAGAAAAATGTTTTCCTTATTTCATTAAAAGCTGGTGGTACGGGACTAAACTTGACAGGTGCCGATACTGTCATTCTATATGATTTATGGTGGAATCCGGCTGTTGAGGATCAGGCAACAGGAAGGGCACACCGTTTTGGGCAAAAGAACGTTGTGCAGGTAATCCGGCTAATTACGGAAGGAACGATTGAAGAAAAAATTTACGAACTGCAGCAGAAAAAACGTGAATTGATTGATCAGGTAATTCAGCCCGGCGAGACAATGCTTTCCAGTCTCAGTGAGGAAGATGTTCGCGAACTGCTGAGTATTTAA
- a CDS encoding YvrJ family protein, which produces METWISFVTEVGFPIVVTFYLLHRIEGKLNDLIQSIHALPDKMR; this is translated from the coding sequence GTGGAAACTTGGATATCATTTGTGACGGAGGTTGGCTTTCCGATTGTGGTGACATTTTATTTGCTGCACCGCATTGAAGGAAAGCTTAATGATCTGATCCAGTCCATCCATGCGCTGCCGGATAAAATGCGATGA
- a CDS encoding DUF2922 domain-containing protein, with protein sequence MKKLELKFLNADGKTVTYSLDKPVEPVDPAAVKAAMDEIIAQNAFSSSGGDLLSIKSARVVERNVVDIELA encoded by the coding sequence ATGAAAAAACTTGAACTTAAATTTTTGAACGCTGACGGCAAAACTGTAACATACTCATTAGATAAGCCGGTTGAACCGGTTGATCCCGCAGCAGTAAAAGCTGCAATGGACGAAATTATCGCGCAAAACGCATTTTCTTCATCAGGCGGCGATTTGTTGTCCATCAAAAGCGCACGTGTTGTTGAACGAAATGTAGTTGATATTGAACTGGCATAA
- a CDS encoding DUF1659 domain-containing protein, producing MAVSQMTDSRLTLVLDDGDDMMTGKTIYKSKSFNNVKTSATADQLFAIATAVAGLQQRPLYTIERSDNSEITQA from the coding sequence ATGGCAGTTTCACAAATGACCGACAGCCGCCTGACACTGGTTTTGGATGACGGCGATGACATGATGACGGGTAAAACTATCTATAAGTCAAAGAGTTTCAACAATGTTAAAACATCAGCAACCGCAGATCAGCTGTTTGCTATTGCTACGGCTGTAGCAGGACTTCAGCAGCGACCGCTTTATACCATTGAACGGAGTGATAATTCCGAAATTACCCAGGCATAA
- a CDS encoding DUF3784 domain-containing protein encodes MLIIQCLLVLLFLGIAYLILNKKFYHFLSGFNRRTREEQNVLTERGYPQALGKHFLLLAGIVAIGLLLTLFGVPYGFEASMAAMVLVICGGQFYVQKYELPEKRKKGYGMAVLTSFVTIGIIGFVISTGFQENNLSIDNYSFTISGPYGVEWPVETVEKVQLLDEFPEVKVRTNGYSFANRLKGHFKLQNHGEGLLFIHGKESPYLFIKREKDYMIINGQNSEQTQKWYNEMSAAIK; translated from the coding sequence ATGCTCATCATTCAGTGTTTACTGGTGTTGTTATTTTTAGGTATTGCTTATCTGATTTTAAATAAGAAATTCTATCATTTTCTTTCCGGATTTAACCGGAGAACCAGGGAAGAGCAGAATGTATTGACAGAACGGGGTTATCCGCAAGCATTGGGCAAACATTTTCTTCTGCTTGCAGGTATCGTAGCAATCGGGTTGCTGCTGACTTTATTCGGTGTCCCGTACGGTTTCGAAGCTTCAATGGCTGCCATGGTGCTCGTAATCTGCGGCGGACAATTTTATGTGCAAAAATATGAACTTCCTGAAAAGAGAAAAAAGGGTTATGGGATGGCAGTATTAACATCGTTTGTCACGATAGGTATTATTGGCTTTGTTATCAGTACAGGTTTTCAGGAAAATAACCTGTCGATTGATAACTATTCATTCACAATTTCAGGTCCTTATGGTGTGGAATGGCCAGTGGAAACGGTTGAAAAGGTGCAACTTCTTGATGAGTTCCCTGAAGTTAAAGTCCGGACAAACGGATACTCCTTTGCCAATCGACTGAAAGGACATTTTAAGCTGCAAAATCATGGTGAGGGACTGCTGTTTATCCATGGTAAAGAATCCCCGTATCTGTTTATAAAAAGAGAAAAGGATTACATGATTATTAACGGCCAGAACAGTGAACAAACACAAAAATGGTACAACGAGATGTCTGCTGCAATTAAATAA